In Labeo rohita strain BAU-BD-2019 chromosome 16, IGBB_LRoh.1.0, whole genome shotgun sequence, one DNA window encodes the following:
- the smg5 gene encoding nonsense-mediated mRNA decay factor SMG5, with the protein MSGPGQDSEPEAKVLHIKRLYRAVVETVHKLDIIISGKSSYREVFKPENISLRNKLRELCVKLMFLHPVDYGRKAEELLWRKVYYEVIQVIKTNKKHIHSRSALECAYRTHLIAGVGFFQHLLLYIQSHYQLELQDCIDWTHVTDPLIGRKKPVSATPKEMEWAQMACHRCLVYLGDLARYQNELAGVEAEQLAERFYHQALSVAPHVGMPFNQLGTLAGSKFYNVEATYYYLRCIQSETPFDGAYGNLKRLFDKAAKMYHQVKKQEMKKLSPSRQRSKDIKRLLVSFMYLQSLLQPKNSLMETELTSLCQSVLEDFNLVLFYLPLPAHGSQSASEEEEEHDSVFSVLPDSLIFKMVVTCLMVVHSLKRGASKQYSASIAFTLALFSHLVNHVNIRLQAELEEGESDVPPLRTDNTDDADARDHGSAALSEERTLQNGSLEEDDEEEEEKENEEDEPKGNGRTPGTKKSLEKKRSAEEKQKQKRKFSRLSMLRRRRCAHKEDESDLSEGFESDEEEDEESVVPVDSLGAPRVPMNSLGREGRRGPLPEAGSWESGSEEDEGGTAFDVETDSDMNSQESRSDLEDMEDAENAPQQPQQQQQQQQEEDEQPQPSREENSTPPVTNGPLVSNDASISSNLQAMSSQLFQAKRCFRLAPTFSNVLLRPAATTNPTPDSNPAPVQEVTPPTGEIPRNKSPEIANGTNDNDPDSDSEGSVHSNHTFHSEKTLSERLEILTNQGLIQVVKVFLDWLRTNTDIILMCAQSSQSLWNRLSVLLNLLPEGSKMLETDLGLNKDVTELLNECEQPGLVQTLLLPEDLALRHLPALSVAHRRLDFTSQRPPLTPLDECVVRVCCIRSFGHFLTNLQGNVLHFNPEAGIFTSISQSEQDNLVQQAKAQFRMAEEEARRNRLMRDMAQLRLQLEVSQLEGSLQQPKAQSSMSPYLVPDTAVLCQHLGLLRQLAASGCFIIIIPRTVIDGLDLLKKENSGARDGIRFLETEFRKGNRYIRCQKESGRSFERDKLKRQDIEAWHLYKMVDSCRQLTGSQSSGDEDTAGMVTILTGHSLEELSERSASMKAAVQAVAAAGMELKNITDFYRQWKEMG; encoded by the exons ATGAGTGGACCGGGGCAAGACAGCGAGCCAGAGGCCAAAGTGCTTCATATTAAACGCCTGTACAG AGCTGTGGTGGAAACGGTGCATAAGTTGGATATTATAATCAGCGGCAAGTCGTCATATAGGGAGGTCTTTAAACCTGAGAATATCAGTTTGAGGAACAA ATTGCGGGAACTTTGTGTAAAGCTGATGTTCCTGCACCCTGTGGACTATGGACGCAAGGCTGAAGAGCTGCTGTGGAGGAAGGTCTACTATGAGGTCATTCAGGTCATCAAGACCAACAAGAAG CATATTCACAGCCGCAGTGCTTTGGAGTGCGCCTACAGGACCCATCTGATCGCTGGGGTGGGCTTTTTTCAACACCTGCTGCTCTACATCCAGTCACACTATCAGCTGGAGTTACAGGACTGCATCGACTGGACACACGTCACTGACCCACTCATTG GTCGTAAGAAACCAGTCTCAGCCACCCCTAAAGAGATGGAGTGGGCCCAGATGGCGTGTCACAGATGCCTTGTGTACTTGGGAGATCTCG CACGGTACCAGAATGAGCTGGCGGGAGTGGAGGCAGAGCAGCTGGCGGAGCGCTTTTATCACCAGGCCCTGTCTGTCGCACCCCACGTCG GCATGCCGTTTAATCAGCTGGGTACGCTTGCTGGAAGTAAATTTTATAACGTGGAGGCTACTTACTACTACTTGCGCTG TATTCAGTCAGAGACTCCCTTCGATGGCGCTTATGGGAATTTAAAGCGTCTGTTTGACAAGGCGGCCAAGATGTACCACCAGGTGAAGAAACAAGAGATGAAAAAACTTTCACCATCACGCCAGAG GTCAAAAGATATCAAAAGACTGCTGGTGAGCTTCATGTATTTGCAGAGCCTGCTGCAGCCCAAGAACAG TCTGATGGAGACGGAGCTGACGTCGCTGTGCCAGTCTGTGCTGGAAGACTTCAACCTGGTACTGTTCTACCTCCCCCTTCCTGCTCACGGCAGCCAGTCAGCCAGCGAGGAGGAGGAAGAGCACGACTCGGTCTTTTCTGTGCTTCCTGACAGCCTCATATTCAAGATGGTGGTGACTTGCCTTATGGTGGTGCACAGTTTGAAGAGAGGTG cttcAAAGCAGTACAGTGCCTCCATCGCTTTCACGTTGGCTCTGTTCTCCCATTTGGTCAATCATGTCAACATTCGACTGCAAGCTGAACTGGAGGAGGGAGAGAGTGATGTCCCACCCCTGCGTACTGATAACACAG ACGACGCTGATGCCAGAGATCATGGTAGTGCTGCTCTCTCAGAGGAGAGAACCCTGCAGAACGGCTCCTTAGAGGAAGACgatgaagaggaggaggagaaggagaaTGAGGAAGATGAGCCTAAGGGGAACGGCAGGACACCGGGGACAAAGAAGAGCCTGGAGAAGAAAAGATCAGCTGAGGagaagcaaaaacaaaagcGGAAGTTCTCACGGCTCTCCATGCTTCGCCGCAGACGCTGCGCTCACAAGGAGGACGAGAGCGACTTGAGCGAGGGATTCGAGAGTGACGAAGAAGAGGATGAGGAAAGCGTCGTTCCGGTCGACAGTCTGGGAGCCCCTAGGGTCCCAATGAACTCTTTAGGAAGGGAAGGCCGGAGGGGACCGCTGCCAGAGGCTGGCAGCTGGGAAAGCGGTTCGGAGGAGGATGAGGGAGGCACGGCTTTTGACGTCGAGACGGACTCCGACATGAACAGTCAGGAATCTCGCTCGGACCTTGAAGACATGGAGGATGCTGAGAATGCGCCACAGCAaccgcagcagcagcagcagcagcaacaagaGGAAGATGAGCAACCACAACCGTCTAGAGAGGAAAACTCTACACCTCCAGTAACCAATGGCCCCTTAGTGTCTAATGACGCCAGCATCAGCAGTAACCTGCAGGCCATGTCCTCTCAGCTCTTCCAAGCCAAACGCTGCTTTCGACTTGCCCCCACCTTTAGCAATGTGCTGCTCCGCCCTGCAGCTACCACTAACCCCACCCCAGACTCAAACCCTGCCCCAGTCCAAGAAGTCACACCTCCTACTGGAGAAATACCAAGAAACAAGAGTCCAGAGATTGCTAATGGAACCAATGACAATG ATCCTGACTCTGATTCTGAGGGCAGTGTGCACAGCAACCATACGTTTCACAGTGAAAAAACCCTTTCTGAGCGATTAGAGATTCTGACCAATCAGGGTCTCATCCAGGTGGTAAAGGTCTTCTTGGATTGGCTGAGGACGAACACTGATATCATCCTCATGTGTGCTCAG AGTTCTCAGAGCTTGTGGAATAGACTCTCAGTGCTGCTTAATTTGCTTCCTGAGGGCAGCAAGATGTTGGAAACAG ATTTAGGTCTGAATAAGGATGTCACAGAACTGCTGAATGAGTGTGAGCAGCCTGGGTTGGTCCAGACGCTGCTGCTACCAGAGGATCTGGCCCTACGCCACCTTCCTGCCCTCAGCGTAGCCCATCGACGCTTGGACTTCACTAGCCAGAGACCCCCACTTACCCCTCTAGATGAG TGTGTGGTGCGCGTGTGCTGCATTCGCAGCTTTGGTCACTTCCTCACAAATCTCCAAGGCAACGTGTTGCACTTCAACCCGGAGGCGGGCATCTTCACCagcatcagccaatcagagcaggACAACCTGGTTCAGCAGGCCAAGGCCCAGTTCCGCATG GCGGAGGAGGAGGCACGCCGAAACCGGCTCATGAGAGATATGGCCCAGCTGCGCCTACAG TTGGAGGTCTCTCAGCTGGAGGGCAGTCTGCAGCAGCCCAAAGCGCAGTCCTCCATGTCTCCTTATCTGGTGCCAGATACCGCAGTTCTCTGCCAGCACCTGGGGCTGCTCAGACAGCTGGCTGCCAGTGGCtgcttcatcatcatcatccctCGCACAG TGATTGATGGTCTGGATTTGCTAAAGAAAGAGAACTCTGGAGCGAGGGATGGAATCAGATTCCTTGAGACAGAGTTTCGGAAGGGGAACAG GTACATCCGCTGCCAGAAAGAGTCAGGAAGGAGCTTTGAGAGGGACAAATTAAAGCGACAGGACATTGAAGCCTG GCACCTGTATAAGATGGTAGACAGCTGTCGCCAGCTGACGGGATCTCAGAGCAGTGGAGATGAAGACACCGCTGGCATGGTGACCATTCTGACAGGACACTCATTGGAGGAACTGAGTGAAAGATCAGCTTCCATGAAG